AGCGTCAACGATCAACGGCAGGCTGGTAGCTCGCGTCACCCACCTGACAGCCTGGGTAAGCTCGTCCAATGTGAAAAGACCGATGTCCGGGATTCCCAGGCTTGCTGAGAACGCCGCCCCTGAGAAGTACAGCGCCTTGAATCCAACTTCCTCGGCGATGAGCGCCGAAAGCGGGTTGAAGACTCCCGCAACTGGTATCGTCCCGCCAGTTGCGAGCAGTTCGGCCAGGGTGTCAGTCTGCCGTGAAGCTCCGGCTCGAATCTCCCAGGTCATCGGAATGCTACCCCATGAATCCCCGGGCGCCTTCGACAGGAGTCCACTCCTCACCCGAACCGTCCTCAGGGGAGAAACCGATGATCCTCTCACCGGCCTCGATGTCCCAGATCCGAAGGTCGTTCCTGGACATTCCATAGACGATTGCGAAACCGACCGAAGGTGGAGCGTCGATGGCCTTCTGGATGAGCTGCGCCGCATCGCGGTGGCTGAGCCACAGGGAGAGGGCGGCCGGATGGAAGGTCGGGTCGTCCGGTGTCATTACCCAGCCGATTCGGAGGCAGATGATGGATAGTTCGTACTGGTCGTGATAGTAGCTGCCCAGGGACTCCCCGAACGCCTTGCTAACTCCGTACAGGCTGTCGGGACGGAGGTCCCTGTCGTCCAGCATCCTGAAAGGCCGTCTGACCTCTGCCAGCCGACCGTCATATATCGCTTTGTATGGGTCGTCCTTGAGCGGGTAGAACCCCACTGCGTGGTTGGTGCTGGCGAGTATCACCCTCCTCGCTCCTGCCAGCCTGGCAGCCTCGTACACGTTGCGGGTTCCAACTATGTTGTTGCTAAGTGTCGACTCCCAGGTGGCCTGCGGGCTTGGGTCTGCGCCCATGTGTACGACGACGTCCACGCCCTCAAATGCCGGGGTGATCGAGTCGATGTCGCCAAGGTCGGCGACGTGCGACTCGGGCCATCCGCAGTCGACGATGTCAAGACCAACCAGGTCACACCTGTATGCCAACTTGCTGCGGATGATGCCGCCGATCTGTCCGGCGGCGCCAGTCACCAAAACTCGCGCCCTGTCCGTCATACTATCCTCCGTTCACACTTGGCAGGTGCTAGGCTAGAATGTCAGCGGCGCCCTATCAGGGGCCGTCCCTGAGCGCCAGGATCAGGAGAGTGATTACTATCGGCACCACAATGGTCCAGAGTGCCCTTCGTGGAGTGAATCGAAA
This genomic stretch from Dehalococcoidia bacterium harbors:
- a CDS encoding NAD(P)-dependent oxidoreductase; protein product: MTDRARVLVTGAAGQIGGIIRSKLAYRCDLVGLDIVDCGWPESHVADLGDIDSITPAFEGVDVVVHMGADPSPQATWESTLSNNIVGTRNVYEAARLAGARRVILASTNHAVGFYPLKDDPYKAIYDGRLAEVRRPFRMLDDRDLRPDSLYGVSKAFGESLGSYYHDQYELSIICLRIGWVMTPDDPTFHPAALSLWLSHRDAAQLIQKAIDAPPSVGFAIVYGMSRNDLRIWDIEAGERIIGFSPEDGSGEEWTPVEGARGFMG